Below is a genomic region from Fodinibius saliphilus.
TGCATCACATTTATTTAAAGTCTTTTCATCAGGCTTCTGGATAGGAAAGTATTCCGCCAACCACTGCAGGTTCAGCGGCACCTCATCATCATTAAACCCATATACCTCAATGTCATTCTTTTGCAACCACAAACAGGTTGCAACCTGCGCTCCAATACAATCACCATCCGGGCGTATATGAGAAAATACCCCTACGGTATCGTATTGTTTTAATTTTTGGATGAGTTCTTCAAACATAATGACGGGGGTTAAACCGCGAAAAATAAGCTTAATAAAATGAGGCATTGCAACGAAGAAAGCAATATTTTTTTCCCGGTAAAATCTGACTGCATTTTATTGTATTATACAGTGGAAATTCCTCTTTAGAGCCACGTTAACATACTTATTTATGAAAAAAGTTCTCATTCTTTGCAACGGAAGCCCTCCCAGCAGGGAACTATTTCGCGAAAGTTTCGCGCAAGCAGATTACTTTATCGCTGCAGATGGCGGGGGTAATATAGCTCGACAATTTAGTACTCAGCCGGATGTGGTAATAGGTGATCTCGATAGTTATAAACCCGTAAGCAACGAACCATTTAAGGTTGTAAGTAGACCGAACCAAGAATACAACGATCTTGAAAAAGCGTTAACCTACGCCGATAAAGAAGGCGGAACCCATATACACGTTTTAGGAGCAACAGGGTATCGGCTCGACCAAACGCTAAAAAATTTATCTGTACTCAAACAGTTTAACTCCAATTTCCAATCGCTGGTAATGAAAGATAATTATGGAGATACACAACTGATTACCCCAACCTATGAAACAGAATTAGCCATAGGAACTACCGTTTCACTGTTCCCGCTTTCGGGTACAGTTACCGGCATCACAACCCATGGGCTCAAATACCCGCTCGAAAACGAATCTCTTACCAATGGTATCCGCGATGGATCTTCAAACGAAGTGATAAAACCTACCGTGGAAATTACTTACCAGAGTGGCGACCTTCTTCTTTTTGTCTGTAGATAACTATCTGTATTTTTGCAGCTTTCCCTTTTCAGGGTATTTTAAATTCTTTTTGAATAAAAATAGAATCTATTGGCTGAATTAGAATTCACCCTTTTCGACTGGGCAATCATCGTCTGCTATTTTGGATTACTGGTATACCTGACCTGGCAAAAAGATTGGCAGACCGATGATGAGGAATCATTCCTGTTATCGGGCCGAAAGATGAGCCTGGCTGCCTTTGTAGCTACCTTAGTATCTACTTGGTATGGGGGGATTCTGGGGGTAGGCGAGTTTAGTTATCAGAATGGACTTTCTACCTGGCTTATTCTGGGAATTCCTTTCTATGTATTTTCTGCCCTTTTTGCATGGTTACTGGCCGGTAAAATCCGGATGAACAAAGCCCTTTCCCTGCCCGAAGCAGTCGGTAACTTCTACGGCGATAAAGCCGGTCTCTTTTCTGCAGTCCCGATTTTTATACTCGTCAGTCCTGCTCCCTATATTTTAATGCTGGGTCTTATTTTCCAATACCTCACAGGTGGTGCAGGAGATTTCTTATGGTACGCCAGCGCCGTCGCCCTCTTTTCGGTAGCTTATGTTACCTTTGGTGGCTTTAATGCTGTTGTTCATACCGACATGCTACAAATTACCCTTATGTTTGGCGGATTTATCTTTCTGATTATCTTTGCCGGCATGGAGTTTGGAAGCTTCGGACAACTCTGGGAGTCTATCCCCGCCGATTATCAAGATATCAGTGGAGGCCACGACTGGCAGTATATCTTGGTTTGGTTCTTCATCGCCCTTTGGACCTTTGTGGACCCCAGCTTCCACCAGCGCGCCGCGGCAGCCAAATCCCCTAGAACAGCCCAAAAGGGAATTTTTATCTCTATCTTACTATGGTCTGTCTTTGATTTCCTTACCATCTTTAGTGGCATGTATGGCTTTGCCATTTTAGGGAGCGAATTAGCCGAACCCATTATGGTGTATCCCTACCTGGCCAACGAAATTCTTCCTATTGGCCTAAAAGGATTATTCTTTGTAGCACTATTGGCTACTATTATGTCTACTCTCGATAGTTATATTTTTCTTTCAGGCCAAACGCTTGGCCGTGACCTGCTTGTAAAAATCTTTCCGCAAATTAAGAACAATACTCTTACTCGTATAAGCACCCTGATTGCCGCCCTTATTGGCATTTTGTTGATCATCATATACCCCAGCGTTATTGACTTGTGGTATGTTATCGGTTCAGTTATGATTCCGGGCCTCCTTATCCCGGTTATGGGGGTATACCTGAAGCTGTTTTCACTTAGAAAGGGATGGGTATTACCCACCATGGTTGGGAGTATTGCCGTATCATTAGGATGGCTTATTCTCGGGACTATAACAAGCGAAGGCACATACAACTATACCTTTTATGGTATTGAACCTTTTTATCCCGGATTGGCTATTAGCATCTTATTTTGGATTGTCGGCCGCAAAAAGAACGACGAACTGCTAGAAGAGACGGAGTTTACTAAAGAGATAGTCGATTAGGTACTCTTTAGGATATGCCCCAGATTGAGCTTGTGTATGGGAATGAGGTATTTCGTAGCCATCGCATCCTTTTCAATATTCAATCGGCCGGTGCGTCTGAAATCAACAATGCAATATCCATCCATTGAACGTACAACTTCTCCGATACCGTAATACTCGGGGCACGGACCGTAATACACCAAATCTCCCAGCTGAATATTGTTATCTGCCCTGCGGTTATAGGGATAGATAACCGGTAGCCTGTCAAGTCGATATGAAAGCCTCTTTTTCGTCGCCATGAGCAATGAATATACGAGATTATGAACCCCTTTTTCTAATGACAAATTTTCGGGTCCTCCTGTTTGGCACTTCTATAGAAATCCATATTGCATCCAGTGGCAAGAGGGGCTCAATCCGCC
It encodes:
- a CDS encoding thiamine diphosphokinase, whose protein sequence is MKKVLILCNGSPPSRELFRESFAQADYFIAADGGGNIARQFSTQPDVVIGDLDSYKPVSNEPFKVVSRPNQEYNDLEKALTYADKEGGTHIHVLGATGYRLDQTLKNLSVLKQFNSNFQSLVMKDNYGDTQLITPTYETELAIGTTVSLFPLSGTVTGITTHGLKYPLENESLTNGIRDGSSNEVIKPTVEITYQSGDLLLFVCR
- a CDS encoding sodium:solute symporter family protein, which translates into the protein MAELEFTLFDWAIIVCYFGLLVYLTWQKDWQTDDEESFLLSGRKMSLAAFVATLVSTWYGGILGVGEFSYQNGLSTWLILGIPFYVFSALFAWLLAGKIRMNKALSLPEAVGNFYGDKAGLFSAVPIFILVSPAPYILMLGLIFQYLTGGAGDFLWYASAVALFSVAYVTFGGFNAVVHTDMLQITLMFGGFIFLIIFAGMEFGSFGQLWESIPADYQDISGGHDWQYILVWFFIALWTFVDPSFHQRAAAAKSPRTAQKGIFISILLWSVFDFLTIFSGMYGFAILGSELAEPIMVYPYLANEILPIGLKGLFFVALLATIMSTLDSYIFLSGQTLGRDLLVKIFPQIKNNTLTRISTLIAALIGILLIIIYPSVIDLWYVIGSVMIPGLLIPVMGVYLKLFSLRKGWVLPTMVGSIAVSLGWLILGTITSEGTYNYTFYGIEPFYPGLAISILFWIVGRKKNDELLEETEFTKEIVD